A single window of Candidatus Neomarinimicrobiota bacterium DNA harbors:
- a CDS encoding LapA family protein, protein MRLLKVLIGLFIVLGLAYWLNQNGSQTVNIWLIPGVTLAEKSLATALVGTLALGILLGFLIGLVQIMSQQVEVRRQAQQLKKLRTELNTLRHSPLTVDLFDSGPEEPADAGEPDASSEQQSG, encoded by the coding sequence ATGCGGTTGCTTAAAGTATTGATTGGCCTGTTCATCGTGCTCGGGCTGGCCTACTGGCTTAACCAGAATGGGAGCCAGACGGTGAACATCTGGCTGATCCCGGGAGTTACACTGGCGGAAAAAAGTCTGGCGACTGCTCTGGTCGGCACGCTCGCTCTGGGTATTCTGCTGGGTTTTTTGATCGGGCTGGTACAGATCATGTCCCAACAGGTCGAGGTGCGGCGGCAGGCGCAACAGTTGAAAAAGCTGCGCACTGAACTCAATACGCTGCGCCATTCTCCGCTTACCGTTGACCTGTTCGATTCCGGTCCCGAGGAACCTGCAGATGCGGGCGAGCCGGACGCATCGTCCGAGCAGCAAAGTGGCTGA
- a CDS encoding NAD(P)-binding protein yields MSHDAITIAGAGLSGLAAALTLANAGREVVVHEKGAVCGAQRHNDVEGLETWIFPQDPLDYLQSQGLPTSFDHHPARTFHFIDHRGQVHSTTAQRPYFYLLRRGAEPGSLDRTFQLAAEAAGVQLRFGSKRSAAEVAIFAGGPRRAKAYVEGLTFSTPAPDGVYLLLGGTVAPAGYAYCIIWSGRGTIASAYRVGASSSGDVLSEAVTRFRDVLGLSMEDPVKFGSFGSYAPRPTSMESGALLVGEAAGFQDALFGFGMNYAIRSGVLAARALIHGDQYAALARKELVGRMASSWVNRGWYERLGAAPRSLLAARLMSSGTAWAVLHRVSRPSLGKRLISGWSHLRGRR; encoded by the coding sequence ATGAGTCATGACGCCATCACCATTGCCGGGGCCGGCCTGTCCGGATTGGCGGCAGCCCTCACCCTGGCCAACGCCGGGCGCGAAGTGGTGGTTCACGAAAAGGGTGCGGTCTGCGGTGCCCAGCGGCACAACGATGTGGAAGGTCTGGAAACCTGGATTTTCCCTCAGGATCCGCTTGACTACCTGCAGTCGCAGGGGCTGCCCACCAGCTTTGACCACCATCCCGCGCGAACCTTCCACTTCATCGATCACCGCGGCCAGGTCCATAGCACCACCGCTCAGCGCCCCTACTTTTACCTGCTGCGGCGCGGTGCCGAGCCGGGCAGCCTGGACCGGACCTTCCAGCTAGCCGCGGAGGCGGCGGGTGTGCAGCTCCGCTTTGGTTCGAAGCGCAGCGCAGCTGAGGTGGCTATCTTCGCCGGCGGTCCCCGGCGGGCAAAGGCGTACGTTGAGGGGCTCACCTTCAGCACGCCGGCCCCGGACGGGGTCTATCTGCTCCTGGGCGGAACGGTCGCCCCAGCGGGCTATGCTTACTGCATCATCTGGAGCGGTCGGGGCACCATCGCCAGCGCTTACCGGGTGGGCGCATCATCGTCGGGGGACGTACTGAGTGAAGCGGTGACCCGCTTTCGGGATGTGCTGGGCCTGAGCATGGAGGACCCGGTCAAGTTTGGCTCCTTCGGCAGCTACGCGCCCAGACCCACATCCATGGAGAGCGGCGCCCTCCTGGTGGGGGAAGCCGCCGGCTTCCAGGACGCCCTGTTCGGATTCGGCATGAACTACGCCATCCGGTCTGGCGTCCTGGCTGCCCGGGCGCTGATCCACGGCGACCAGTATGCCGCCCTGGCCCGCAAGGAACTTGTGGGGCGGATGGCAAGTTCCTGGGTTAACCGGGGCTGGTATGAGCGTCTGGGCGCTGCTCCCCGGTCGCTCCTGGCGGCGCGGCTCATGAGCAGCGGCACGGCCTGGGCAGTCTTGCACCGCGTTTCCCGGCCCTCGCTGGGCAAGCGGCTGATCTCGGGCTGGTCGCACTTGAGGGGGCGGCGCTGA
- a CDS encoding SPOR domain-containing protein, with amino-acid sequence MIPWKHWSKPGLIASFPLWMLAMVWGQDLDRYFELAYQGHREEVAAALPELYRQHPNDGSVLYLEGLITQEGDVAVELFKRVASLYPTSPRAPNALLKVGEYLYSRGLYMQAAKYLGRIPMHYPRSDLVYEGIRLYLNALLVSGSRDTALFYAQVFARKFPELEFDLESGRATAPGKGALKYRAEPAAEKVPPAVESRPPTRTAAQATPRKGPRLQVGAFSVRTNAERQQALLESLNYRVKLVSTQQGGRTLHLVMVEGFTSREDAEMAGELLKDNYGIDYLVVSQD; translated from the coding sequence GTGATCCCCTGGAAGCACTGGAGTAAGCCCGGCCTCATCGCCTCATTTCCCCTCTGGATGCTGGCCATGGTGTGGGGCCAGGATCTGGACCGATATTTTGAGCTGGCCTATCAGGGGCACCGCGAGGAAGTGGCCGCGGCCTTGCCGGAGCTCTACCGGCAGCACCCCAACGATGGCAGCGTGCTCTACCTGGAGGGCCTCATCACGCAGGAGGGTGACGTGGCCGTGGAGCTGTTCAAGCGGGTGGCCAGCCTCTATCCCACCAGTCCTCGGGCACCCAATGCACTGCTGAAAGTTGGCGAGTATCTGTACTCCCGCGGTCTCTATATGCAGGCGGCAAAGTATCTCGGACGCATTCCGATGCACTATCCCCGGTCCGATCTGGTCTATGAGGGCATCCGGCTCTACCTCAATGCCCTGCTGGTGTCGGGCAGCCGCGATACGGCGCTGTTTTACGCCCAGGTTTTTGCGCGCAAATTCCCGGAACTTGAGTTTGATCTCGAATCGGGCAGGGCGACCGCCCCCGGGAAAGGCGCCCTGAAATACAGGGCGGAGCCGGCTGCCGAGAAGGTTCCCCCGGCCGTAGAATCCCGGCCGCCAACCCGAACCGCCGCGCAGGCGACGCCCAGGAAGGGCCCACGGCTCCAGGTAGGGGCCTTTAGTGTCCGCACGAATGCTGAGCGACAGCAGGCGCTGCTGGAGTCGCTAAATTACCGGGTAAAGTTAGTATCCACACAACAGGGCGGCCGGACCTTGCATCTGGTTATGGTGGAAGGTTTCACATCTCGGGAGGATGCCGAGATGGCCGGTGAGTTGCTGAAAGACAACTACGGAATAGACTACCTTGTTGTCTCGCAGGACTAA
- a CDS encoding M23 family metallopeptidase — MRRKYHLTASLRNLKILVLQEGRSGLREFALSGKSAFRLLMALIVLAPILLYLGAHLLLETAYSHRVAKLRRDNVALQQLLVQFQGRIDNLEHEVTNLSTLDQNLREHANLPAIPAGIRAVGIGGSMVEVKTDMDYLLPSDDISLAQITERLDALHRGLNLEQLSYEAMRDALKDDLGRLRATPSIRPVAMGEYTSGFGLRRDPYSKRYDFHRGQDISLRVGTPIHATANGKVIAARWGGNLGLYVKIDHGNGFHTLYGHLRLIRVNEGQLVKRGEAIGESGNTGRATAPHLHYEVRHYNQPQNPVNFF; from the coding sequence ATGCGACGCAAGTATCATCTGACAGCCTCTCTGCGAAATCTGAAAATACTCGTCCTTCAGGAAGGGCGATCAGGGCTGCGCGAGTTCGCGTTGTCGGGCAAATCCGCCTTCCGTTTACTCATGGCCCTCATCGTCCTGGCGCCCATCTTGCTTTACCTGGGGGCGCACCTGCTCCTTGAAACAGCCTATAGCCACCGGGTGGCAAAACTGCGTCGAGACAATGTGGCCCTTCAGCAGTTGCTGGTCCAGTTTCAGGGGCGTATTGACAACCTGGAGCACGAGGTGACCAACCTTTCGACCCTGGACCAAAACCTTCGCGAGCACGCCAATCTGCCCGCTATACCCGCCGGCATTCGTGCGGTGGGCATCGGGGGCAGCATGGTGGAAGTCAAGACGGATATGGACTACCTCTTGCCGTCGGATGACATATCTCTGGCTCAAATCACGGAGCGCCTCGACGCCCTGCATCGAGGCCTGAATCTGGAGCAGCTCAGCTACGAGGCCATGCGGGACGCCCTTAAGGATGATCTGGGCCGGCTGCGGGCAACCCCCTCGATCCGGCCCGTGGCCATGGGGGAATACACCAGCGGATTCGGGCTGCGCCGGGATCCGTACAGCAAGCGTTATGATTTCCATCGCGGCCAGGATATTTCCCTGCGGGTCGGAACTCCCATCCACGCCACCGCCAACGGCAAAGTGATCGCCGCCCGCTGGGGAGGCAATCTGGGCCTGTATGTAAAGATTGACCACGGCAATGGCTTCCATACCCTGTATGGGCACCTGCGGCTGATTCGTGTGAATGAAGGTCAGTTGGTCAAGCGCGGCGAGGCCATCGGGGAATCGGGCAACACCGGTCGCGCCACGGCACCGCACCTGCATTACGAAGTGCGGCACTACAACCAACCCCAGAATCCCGTCAATTTCTTCTAG
- the miaB gene encoding tRNA (N6-isopentenyl adenosine(37)-C2)-methylthiotransferase MiaB, whose product MRYYLETYGCQMNVADSELISGLLEAAGYERSLRVEEARVVLLNTCAIREKAEETVRHRLEQLKHLKRDDPSILIGLLGCMAKNLADSLLESHPYVDLVLGPDSYRRLPQLLQQRLTTSDHIVDTRLSRFEVYEDLFPSRAAGINAWISIMRGCDKFCTFCVVPFTRGRERSRSVDSILREARVAVEEGFLEVTLLGQNVNSYRHDSHRFPELLAAVAAVPGLRRIRYTSPHPSDVNGALLAEMAAHDNVCNAIHLPLQAGADRILRRMNRTYTRAEYLRLVAEIRAALPDCTLSTDIIVGFPGETEEEFSETLSLVAEVGFDSAFMFKYSSRPGTKAAEYSDPVPEAVKQERLERLIALQLAKARERNQWYVGRVLEVLVEKESKKSTAQWAGRTDGNKWVVFDKGSAAIKDFVQVHIDCAPGVALKGHILSPALQSDQEAYHAVA is encoded by the coding sequence ATGCGCTATTATTTGGAAACATACGGTTGCCAGATGAACGTGGCAGACTCGGAGCTGATCTCCGGCCTGCTCGAAGCTGCGGGCTACGAGCGCAGCCTGCGCGTGGAAGAGGCTCGGGTTGTGCTGCTGAACACCTGTGCTATCAGGGAGAAGGCCGAGGAGACGGTGCGGCATCGCCTGGAGCAGCTGAAACACCTCAAGCGCGACGACCCGTCGATTCTCATCGGGTTGCTGGGCTGCATGGCCAAGAACCTGGCCGACAGTCTGCTGGAATCCCATCCCTATGTTGATCTGGTGCTCGGTCCGGACAGCTATCGCCGGTTGCCCCAACTTCTGCAACAGCGCCTGACCACGAGCGATCATATCGTGGATACCCGCCTGTCGCGCTTCGAGGTTTACGAGGATCTTTTTCCGTCCCGCGCGGCCGGGATCAACGCATGGATTTCCATCATGCGCGGCTGCGACAAGTTCTGCACTTTCTGCGTGGTGCCCTTTACCCGTGGCCGTGAGCGCAGCCGGTCCGTGGATAGTATTCTAAGGGAGGCCCGGGTAGCCGTGGAAGAGGGCTTTCTCGAGGTGACGTTGCTGGGGCAAAACGTGAATTCCTATCGCCACGATAGCCACCGGTTTCCCGAATTACTGGCGGCTGTGGCGGCGGTGCCCGGACTGCGGCGGATTCGCTACACTTCGCCCCATCCCTCGGACGTGAATGGGGCACTGCTTGCGGAGATGGCGGCCCATGACAATGTTTGCAACGCCATCCACCTGCCGCTTCAGGCCGGCGCCGACCGCATTCTGAGGCGGATGAACCGTACCTATACGCGGGCCGAATATCTTCGGCTGGTGGCGGAAATTCGCGCCGCCCTGCCCGACTGTACGCTCAGCACCGATATTATCGTGGGTTTTCCCGGCGAGACGGAAGAGGAATTCAGTGAGACCTTGTCGCTGGTGGCCGAGGTAGGTTTTGATTCCGCGTTCATGTTCAAGTATTCCTCCCGGCCCGGAACCAAGGCCGCGGAGTACAGTGACCCGGTGCCTGAGGCCGTGAAGCAGGAGCGGCTGGAACGCCTCATTGCCCTCCAACTGGCCAAAGCCCGGGAGCGGAACCAGTGGTATGTGGGCCGCGTGTTAGAGGTACTGGTGGAAAAGGAGAGCAAGAAATCAACGGCTCAGTGGGCCGGGCGCACCGACGGCAACAAGTGGGTCGTCTTCGACAAGGGGAGTGCCGCAATCAAGGACTTCGTCCAGGTCCATATCGATTGCGCCCCCGGCGTTGCCCTCAAGGGCCATATCCTGTCCCCTGCCTTGCAGTCCGATCAGGAGGCTTATCATGCGGTTGCTTAA
- a CDS encoding tetratricopeptide repeat protein — MMWPFTRNKRDVQALYTEGLDHLLSGNLKQAFECFKSVVESDTDHTAAYLKLGQVMRQGGAADRALKLHESLLARPNPTPYERVELLKHLALDHLELGQYDRAIKCGLAILKLDKRDRWALRHLVSFYRKQGDWESAGKYLAQWQKVTDKEDSSLQAWCRFRQGYDRRNDDPPDAVREHYQQALKLDATFAPAHYYLAVSYADEAAARRSRQSTNGDGLGSQPGRTPAAGQDEVDQLYSQAVSHWASFAELSPAETAMILPQVEETLFYLQRFDDMEPFLRKILDKDSNNLDGLASLANFYVRKGELDRAEQLLGTIPDVAANDPLIQAIQLKLSYRRDADQNLLPRLDRLVDAIRLAAHAGNSQRDSSATPMSWLDPSSDPLEALE, encoded by the coding sequence ATGATGTGGCCTTTCACGCGCAACAAGCGGGACGTTCAGGCCCTCTACACGGAGGGGCTCGACCACCTCTTGAGCGGGAACCTCAAACAGGCTTTTGAATGTTTCAAAAGCGTCGTCGAGAGCGACACCGACCATACAGCGGCCTACCTTAAACTGGGGCAGGTCATGCGGCAAGGCGGGGCTGCGGACCGCGCGCTCAAGCTCCACGAAAGCCTGCTGGCACGGCCTAATCCCACCCCTTACGAGCGGGTGGAACTGCTCAAGCATCTGGCACTTGACCACCTGGAATTGGGACAGTACGATCGGGCCATAAAGTGCGGCCTGGCCATTCTTAAACTGGACAAACGCGATCGCTGGGCCCTGCGCCATCTGGTGAGCTTCTACCGCAAGCAGGGCGACTGGGAATCGGCGGGCAAATATCTGGCACAGTGGCAGAAAGTTACCGACAAGGAGGACTCAAGTTTGCAGGCCTGGTGCCGCTTCCGGCAGGGTTACGACCGCCGCAACGACGACCCTCCCGATGCGGTGCGTGAGCACTATCAACAGGCTCTCAAACTGGATGCAACTTTTGCTCCGGCACACTACTACCTCGCGGTCTCCTATGCCGATGAAGCGGCCGCCCGTCGCTCAAGGCAGTCTACCAATGGCGATGGCCTGGGTAGTCAGCCCGGGCGCACCCCGGCAGCCGGGCAGGATGAGGTCGACCAGCTTTACTCTCAGGCTGTGTCTCACTGGGCCTCTTTCGCAGAACTGTCTCCCGCAGAGACCGCCATGATCCTGCCGCAGGTGGAGGAGACCCTTTTCTACCTGCAGCGCTTTGACGACATGGAGCCGTTTCTGAGGAAGATTCTGGACAAGGACTCCAACAATCTGGATGGCCTGGCAAGTCTCGCCAACTTCTACGTGCGCAAAGGAGAGTTGGACCGGGCAGAGCAGCTTTTGGGCACGATCCCGGATGTAGCTGCCAACGACCCGCTGATCCAGGCCATACAGCTCAAGCTCAGCTATCGGCGGGACGCCGACCAGAACCTCCTCCCGCGGCTGGATCGTCTGGTGGACGCCATACGTCTGGCGGCCCATGCTGGTAACAGCCAGCGGGACTCCTCGGCAACCCCCATGAGTTGGTTGGACCCCAGCAGTGATCCCCTGGAAGCACTGGAGTAA